In one window of Oncorhynchus gorbuscha isolate QuinsamMale2020 ecotype Even-year linkage group LG23, OgorEven_v1.0, whole genome shotgun sequence DNA:
- the nudt22 gene encoding uridine diphosphate glucose pyrophosphatase NUDT22 isoform X2, translated as MDPEVSVLLHCTAWGGLLEPQVQVELSARFNRQTEPALESHIEEVWTERVTMEPWLFNGAKFRLHSFSLASPQPSCPPTPQLPCMNGEGDRYGRQCSIQEEEGQHETKGNADSERAEVLRHQRDQIDRVIGERQHNDKDLISYKQREGNLRDTQTSTPGCRDQHPAVRSSAIEAQPFPQSDVGGKCEGATPILTLRLGLTCYRDFLGTNWSQRARKLRQRAEVEYGDPLALLAQPLGVGGVLCTADRQVVLIRRSQQVAEARGLLDIPGGHPEPKAVFKGLDEEDRIRVEMLQWREEAVVRELFSSVCAEIRDEVNVPLCSLGEPVLMGIALNHTSAGRPSAEFYISCSLTSTEVRELYWQGGIEAQESTDIVFVSQTEVLRLDQSTPLWSELCPSAKGAVLLYQLVLPDREDKSN; from the exons GAGGTCTCTGTGCTGTTGCACTGCACCGCCTGGGGAGGACTCCTGGAACCACAAGTGCAGGTGGAGCTTTCTGCCAG GTTTAACCGTCAGACAGAGCCAGCACTGGAGAGTCACATAGAGGAGGTGTGGACAGAGAGGGTGACCATGGAGCCATGGCTTTTCAATGGGGCCAAATTCAGGCTGCACTCTTTCAGTCTGGCCTCACCCCAGCCCTCCTGTCCACCTACACCCCAGCTTCCCTGCATGAATGGAGAAGGAGACAGATATGGAAGGCAATGTAGCATTCAGGAGGAAGAGGGCCAACACGAGACAAAGGGGAACGCGGACTCTGAAAGAGCAGAGGTGCTCAGACACCAAAGAGATCAAATAGACAGAGTCATAGGCGAACGACAGCATAATGACAAGGATTTGATTAGCTATAAGCAGAGGGAAGGGAACCTCAGAGACACGCAAACCTCCACCCCAGGGTGCAGAGACCAACATCCTGCTGTCCGAAGCAGTGCAATAGAAGCTCAACCCTTCCCACAGAGCGATGTCGGTGGGAAGTGTGAGGGGGCCACTCCCATCCTGACCCTGAGGTTGGGCCTGACCTGCTATAGGGACTTCCTGGGCACCAACTGGTCTCAGAGAGCAAGGAAGCTACGCCAGCGTGCGGAGGTGGAGTATGGGGATCCTCTGGCGCTATTGGCCCAGCCGCTGGGGGTGGGTGGGGTCTTGTGTACGGCTGACAGACAGGTGGTGCTGATCAGGAGGAGCCAGCAAGTGGCGGAGGCAAGGGGGCTGCTGGACATCCCTGGGGGGCACCCAGAACCAAAG GCTGTGTTTAAAGGCCTCGATGAGGAGGACAGGATCAGGGTGGAGATgctgcagtggagggaggaggctgtGGTCAGAGAGCTGTTCTCTTCGGTGTGCGCTGAGATCAGAGACGAG GTAAATGTTCCTCTGTGTTCTCTGGGTGAGCCGGTACTGATGGGCATCGCTCTGAATCACACCAGTGCAGGCAGACCCAGTGCAGAGTTCTACATCAG TTGTTCACTGACTTCCACAGAAGTTCGAGAGCTTTACTGGCAGGGGGGCATTGAGGCCCAGGAGTCTACAGATATCGTGTTCGTGAGCCAAACA GAGGTGCTACGGCTAGACCAGAGCACCCCCCTGTGGTCAGAGTTGTGTCCTTCAGCCAAGGGTGCTGTGCTGCTCTATCAACTAGTGCTGCCTGACCGAGAAGACAAAAGCAATTGA
- the nudt22 gene encoding uridine diphosphate glucose pyrophosphatase NUDT22 isoform X1, producing MLYFLRIITNILGIVLVCNHYTDSVAFTPNANYSLYWTNPGLIRMDPEVSVLLHCTAWGGLLEPQVQVELSARFNRQTEPALESHIEEVWTERVTMEPWLFNGAKFRLHSFSLASPQPSCPPTPQLPCMNGEGDRYGRQCSIQEEEGQHETKGNADSERAEVLRHQRDQIDRVIGERQHNDKDLISYKQREGNLRDTQTSTPGCRDQHPAVRSSAIEAQPFPQSDVGGKCEGATPILTLRLGLTCYRDFLGTNWSQRARKLRQRAEVEYGDPLALLAQPLGVGGVLCTADRQVVLIRRSQQVAEARGLLDIPGGHPEPKAVFKGLDEEDRIRVEMLQWREEAVVRELFSSVCAEIRDEVNVPLCSLGEPVLMGIALNHTSAGRPSAEFYISCSLTSTEVRELYWQGGIEAQESTDIVFVSQTEVLRLDQSTPLWSELCPSAKGAVLLYQLVLPDREDKSN from the exons GAGGTCTCTGTGCTGTTGCACTGCACCGCCTGGGGAGGACTCCTGGAACCACAAGTGCAGGTGGAGCTTTCTGCCAG GTTTAACCGTCAGACAGAGCCAGCACTGGAGAGTCACATAGAGGAGGTGTGGACAGAGAGGGTGACCATGGAGCCATGGCTTTTCAATGGGGCCAAATTCAGGCTGCACTCTTTCAGTCTGGCCTCACCCCAGCCCTCCTGTCCACCTACACCCCAGCTTCCCTGCATGAATGGAGAAGGAGACAGATATGGAAGGCAATGTAGCATTCAGGAGGAAGAGGGCCAACACGAGACAAAGGGGAACGCGGACTCTGAAAGAGCAGAGGTGCTCAGACACCAAAGAGATCAAATAGACAGAGTCATAGGCGAACGACAGCATAATGACAAGGATTTGATTAGCTATAAGCAGAGGGAAGGGAACCTCAGAGACACGCAAACCTCCACCCCAGGGTGCAGAGACCAACATCCTGCTGTCCGAAGCAGTGCAATAGAAGCTCAACCCTTCCCACAGAGCGATGTCGGTGGGAAGTGTGAGGGGGCCACTCCCATCCTGACCCTGAGGTTGGGCCTGACCTGCTATAGGGACTTCCTGGGCACCAACTGGTCTCAGAGAGCAAGGAAGCTACGCCAGCGTGCGGAGGTGGAGTATGGGGATCCTCTGGCGCTATTGGCCCAGCCGCTGGGGGTGGGTGGGGTCTTGTGTACGGCTGACAGACAGGTGGTGCTGATCAGGAGGAGCCAGCAAGTGGCGGAGGCAAGGGGGCTGCTGGACATCCCTGGGGGGCACCCAGAACCAAAG GCTGTGTTTAAAGGCCTCGATGAGGAGGACAGGATCAGGGTGGAGATgctgcagtggagggaggaggctgtGGTCAGAGAGCTGTTCTCTTCGGTGTGCGCTGAGATCAGAGACGAG GTAAATGTTCCTCTGTGTTCTCTGGGTGAGCCGGTACTGATGGGCATCGCTCTGAATCACACCAGTGCAGGCAGACCCAGTGCAGAGTTCTACATCAG TTGTTCACTGACTTCCACAGAAGTTCGAGAGCTTTACTGGCAGGGGGGCATTGAGGCCCAGGAGTCTACAGATATCGTGTTCGTGAGCCAAACA GAGGTGCTACGGCTAGACCAGAGCACCCCCCTGTGGTCAGAGTTGTGTCCTTCAGCCAAGGGTGCTGTGCTGCTCTATCAACTAGTGCTGCCTGACCGAGAAGACAAAAGCAATTGA